From the genome of Metarhizium brunneum chromosome 4, complete sequence, one region includes:
- the FRMSR gene encoding Free methionine-R-sulfoxide reductase translates to MVHADASNFAHGVTKDDAYEQVLMQAEGLFIDQRNWISDLGSNLANAASLLWHAYRSLPSPSKEVNWAGFYVLDPSSTKPRLILGPFQGKVACQTIEFGRGVCGAAATTQKTQLVADVDKFPGHIACDGDSKSEIVVPILASAGGSGVKKVVAIIDVDCTIENGFDDLDRKYLEDLADLLGRSCDW, encoded by the exons ATG GTTCACGCTGATGCGTCCAATTTTGCACATGGCGTCACCAAAGATGATGCCTATGAACAGGTTTTGATGCAGGCCGAGGGCTTGTTTATAGACCAGCGCAACTGG ATCTCTGACCTTGGCAGCAATCTCGCCAACGCCGCGTCATTGCTGTGGCACGCCTACAGGTcccttccttctccaagcAAGGAAGTAAACTGGGCGG GCTTCTACGTTCTTGACCCCTCGTCTACGAAACCTCGACTCATCCTCGGACCCTTCCAGGGGAAAGTTGCCTGCCAGACAATCGAATTTGGCCGTGGAGTCTGCGGTGCCGCTGCAACTACGCAGAAGACGCAGCTGGTAGCCGACGTGGACAAGTTCCCAGGCCACATTGCCTGCGACGGTGACAGCAAGAGCGAGATTGTGGTGCCGATTCTTGCCAGCGCCGGGGGCAGTGGGGTGAAAAAGGTGGTGGCTATTATTGACGTTGATTGCACGATTGAGAATGGATTTGATGATTTGGATAGGAAATATCTCGAGGACTTGGCGGATCTGCTGGGCAGGAGTTGTGACTGGTAG